The following are encoded in a window of Citrobacter freundii genomic DNA:
- the ilvI gene encoding acetolactate synthase 3 large subunit: MEMLSGAEMVVRSLIDQGVKQVFGYPGGAVLDIYDALHTVGGIDHVLVRHEQAAVHMADGLARATGDVGVVLVTSGPGATNAITGIATAYMDSIPLVILSGQVATSLIGYDAFQECDMVGISRPVVKHSFLVKQTEDIPQVLKKAFWLAASGRPGPVVVDLPKDILNPAKKLPYSWPESVSMRSYNPTTTGHKGQIKRALQTLVAAKKPVVYVGGGAVNAACHEQLGQIAQALNLPVVSSLMGLGAFPATHRQALGMLGMHGTYEANMTMHHSDVIFAVGVRFDDRTTNNLAKYCPNATVLHIDIDPTSISKTVTADIPIVGDARLVLDQMLELLPQEKSQQPLDDNRDWWQQIEQWRARQCLKYDTQSESIKPQAVIETLWRLTKGDAYVTSDVGQHQMFAALYYPFDKPRRWINSGGLGTMGFGLPAALGVKMALPNETVVCVTGDGSIQMNIQELSTALQYELPVLVLNLNNRYLGMVKQWQDMIYSGRHSQSYMQSLPDFVRLAEAYGHIGIQINYPDELESKLGEALEHVRNHRLVFVDVTVDGSEHVYPMQIRGGGMDEMWLSKTERT, from the coding sequence ATGGAGATGTTGTCTGGAGCCGAGATGGTCGTGCGATCGCTCATCGATCAGGGTGTGAAGCAGGTATTTGGTTATCCTGGGGGCGCGGTCCTCGATATTTATGATGCGCTGCATACGGTCGGGGGAATCGATCATGTGTTGGTCCGTCATGAACAAGCCGCCGTACATATGGCCGATGGTCTGGCTCGAGCCACGGGTGACGTCGGCGTAGTTCTGGTGACCTCCGGGCCGGGCGCAACCAATGCGATAACCGGTATTGCTACGGCGTATATGGATTCCATTCCGCTGGTGATCCTCTCCGGGCAGGTGGCGACGTCGCTGATTGGCTACGATGCCTTTCAGGAGTGCGACATGGTCGGTATCTCTCGTCCGGTGGTGAAGCACAGCTTCCTCGTTAAGCAAACGGAAGATATTCCTCAGGTCCTGAAAAAGGCCTTCTGGCTGGCGGCAAGCGGTCGCCCAGGCCCTGTGGTCGTGGATTTGCCAAAGGATATTCTGAATCCGGCAAAGAAACTGCCGTATAGCTGGCCGGAGTCGGTCAGTATGCGCTCGTATAATCCGACGACAACCGGACATAAGGGGCAAATAAAGCGCGCGCTACAAACGCTGGTCGCGGCTAAAAAACCGGTGGTATATGTTGGCGGCGGTGCGGTCAATGCGGCCTGTCATGAACAACTTGGCCAGATTGCACAAGCGCTTAACCTGCCGGTTGTTTCTTCGTTGATGGGATTGGGCGCGTTTCCGGCCACGCATCGTCAGGCGCTGGGCATGCTGGGGATGCATGGCACCTACGAAGCCAATATGACCATGCATCATTCCGACGTGATCTTTGCCGTTGGTGTTCGCTTTGACGATCGCACAACCAATAACCTGGCAAAATATTGCCCAAATGCGACCGTACTGCATATCGACATCGATCCGACCTCTATTTCGAAAACCGTCACTGCGGATATTCCGATTGTCGGCGACGCCCGACTGGTGCTGGATCAGATGCTGGAACTGCTACCGCAGGAGAAATCGCAGCAACCGCTTGATGATAACCGCGACTGGTGGCAGCAGATAGAACAGTGGCGTGCGCGCCAGTGTCTGAAATATGACACGCAAAGTGAGAGCATTAAGCCGCAGGCTGTCATTGAAACCCTCTGGCGTCTGACGAAAGGGGATGCGTATGTAACCTCGGACGTTGGTCAGCACCAGATGTTTGCCGCGCTGTACTACCCGTTTGATAAGCCGCGTCGTTGGATTAACTCCGGTGGCCTCGGCACCATGGGATTCGGTTTACCTGCAGCATTAGGCGTAAAGATGGCGCTACCGAATGAAACGGTGGTGTGCGTCACCGGCGATGGCAGTATTCAGATGAATATCCAGGAGCTGTCGACGGCGTTGCAATATGAGCTGCCGGTGCTGGTACTCAATCTTAACAACCGTTACCTCGGCATGGTTAAACAGTGGCAGGACATGATTTACTCCGGGCGTCACTCGCAGTCTTACATGCAGTCGCTGCCCGACTTTGTACGTCTTGCCGAGGCATATGGTCATATTGGTATCCAGATAAACTATCCGGATGAACTCGAGAGTAAATTGGGGGAGGCGCTGGAGCACGTGCGTAACCATCGTCTGGTGTTTGTCGATGTCACCGTTGATGGCAGTGAACATGTCTACCCGATGCAGATTCGCGGAGGCGGTATGGATGAAATGTGGTTAAGCAAAACGGAGAGGACCTGA
- the leuO gene encoding transcriptional regulator LeuO translates to MPEVKIIDKPNPITMGKPQLRMVDLNLLTVFDAVMQEQNITRAAHTLGMSQPAVSNAVARLKIMFNDELFVRYGRGIQPTARAFQLFGSVRQALQLVQNELPGSGFEPASSERVFNLCVCSPLDNILTSLIYNRVEQVAPNINVVFKSSLNQNTEHQLRYQETEFVISYEEFRRPEFTSIPLFNDEMVLVASRKHPRISGPLLENDVYNEQHAVVSLDRFASFSQPWYDTADKQSCVAYQGMALISVLNIVSQTHLVSIAPRWLAEEFSEQLDLQILPLPLKLNSRTCYLSWHEAAGRDKGHQWMEELLVSVCKQ, encoded by the coding sequence ATGCCAGAAGTGAAAATAATAGATAAACCAAATCCTATAACAATGGGAAAGCCGCAGCTTCGCATGGTTGATCTTAATTTATTAACCGTCTTTGACGCGGTAATGCAGGAACAAAATATTACCCGCGCTGCGCATACTCTGGGGATGTCGCAACCTGCAGTCAGTAATGCTGTGGCGCGTTTGAAAATTATGTTCAATGATGAACTTTTTGTTCGTTATGGCCGTGGGATCCAGCCGACAGCGCGGGCCTTCCAACTCTTTGGCTCCGTCCGTCAGGCATTGCAACTGGTACAGAATGAACTGCCGGGTTCGGGGTTTGAGCCTGCCAGTAGCGAGCGCGTATTCAACCTCTGCGTATGCAGCCCATTGGATAATATTCTGACCTCCTTGATTTATAATCGGGTTGAGCAAGTTGCGCCAAACATTAATGTCGTATTTAAATCTTCACTCAATCAAAACACCGAACATCAATTACGCTATCAGGAAACTGAGTTCGTTATTAGTTATGAAGAGTTCCGTCGCCCTGAATTCACCAGTATTCCCTTGTTCAATGACGAGATGGTGTTAGTCGCGAGCAGAAAACACCCCCGTATTAGTGGTCCATTATTGGAAAACGATGTTTATAATGAACAGCATGCGGTGGTATCTCTCGATCGCTTTGCATCATTTAGCCAACCCTGGTATGACACTGCGGATAAACAATCTTGTGTCGCTTATCAAGGTATGGCGTTAATCAGCGTGTTGAATATTGTTTCGCAAACGCATCTGGTGTCTATTGCACCACGTTGGTTAGCGGAAGAATTCTCTGAGCAGTTAGATCTACAGATATTGCCTTTACCGTTAAAATTGAATAGCCGTACATGCTATCTTTCCTGGCATGAAGCTGCGGGCAGGGATAAAGGCCACCAATGGATGGAAGAATTATTAGTCTCCGTCTGTAAGCAGTAG
- the leuL gene encoding leu operon leader peptide, giving the protein MTYIVRFNGLLLLNASSLRGRLVNDI; this is encoded by the coding sequence ATGACTTACATTGTTCGTTTTAACGGTCTACTACTACTAAACGCATCTTCGTTGCGCGGTAGACTGGTGAACGACATTTAG
- the leuA gene encoding 2-isopropylmalate synthase, producing MSQQVIIFDTTLRDGEQALQASLSVKEKLQIALALERMGVDVMEVGFPVSSPGDFESVQTIARQVKNSRVCALARCVEKDIDVAAESLKVAEAFRIHTFIATSPMHIATKLRSTLDEVIERAIYMVKRARNYTDDVEFSCEDAGRTPIADLARVVEAAINAGAKTINIPDTVGYTMPFEFGAIISGLYERVPNIDKAIISVHTHDDLGLGVGNALAAVHAGARQVEGAMNGIGERAGNCSLEEVIMAIKVRKDILNVQTRINHQEIWRTSQLVSQICNMPIPANKAIVGSGAFAHSSGIHQDGVLKNRENYEIMTPESIGLNQVQLNLTSRSGRAAVKHRMDEMGYKESEYSLDNLYDAFLKLADKKGQVFDYDLEALAFINKQQEEPEHFRLDYFSVQSGSNDIATASVKLACGENVKAEAANGNGPVDAIYQAINRITDYDIELVKYSLTAKGHGKDALGQVDIVANFNGRRFHGVGLATDIVESSAKAMVHVLNNIWRAEEVEKELQRKAQNNENNKETV from the coding sequence ATGAGCCAGCAAGTCATTATTTTCGATACCACCTTACGCGATGGTGAACAGGCGTTACAGGCAAGCCTGAGTGTGAAAGAAAAACTGCAGATTGCTCTGGCTCTCGAGCGTATGGGCGTTGACGTGATGGAAGTCGGTTTCCCTGTGTCTTCGCCAGGTGATTTTGAGTCGGTACAGACCATTGCCCGACAGGTTAAAAACAGCCGCGTCTGCGCCTTAGCCCGCTGTGTGGAAAAAGATATCGATGTGGCCGCTGAATCCCTGAAGGTGGCTGAGGCTTTCCGCATTCATACGTTTATCGCCACCTCGCCGATGCATATCGCCACCAAATTACGTAGTACGCTGGATGAGGTTATCGAGCGGGCTATCTATATGGTTAAGCGTGCGCGTAATTACACGGATGACGTGGAATTCTCATGCGAAGACGCCGGCCGTACCCCTATTGCCGATCTGGCTCGCGTGGTAGAAGCGGCGATTAATGCCGGTGCCAAAACCATTAATATCCCCGATACCGTTGGGTACACCATGCCCTTCGAATTTGGCGCAATCATTTCCGGCCTGTATGAACGAGTGCCGAATATCGACAAAGCGATCATTTCCGTGCACACCCACGACGATTTAGGTCTGGGCGTCGGTAACGCGCTGGCCGCTGTTCATGCCGGTGCGCGTCAGGTCGAAGGGGCGATGAACGGGATCGGTGAACGCGCCGGTAACTGCTCGCTGGAAGAAGTGATCATGGCGATCAAAGTCCGCAAAGATATTCTGAACGTACAGACCCGCATTAATCATCAGGAAATCTGGCGTACCAGCCAGTTAGTCAGCCAAATCTGCAATATGCCGATTCCGGCCAACAAAGCGATTGTCGGTAGCGGCGCCTTTGCCCACTCTTCCGGTATTCATCAGGACGGCGTACTGAAAAACCGTGAAAACTACGAAATCATGACCCCGGAGTCCATCGGTCTGAACCAGGTGCAGCTGAACCTGACGTCCCGTTCCGGACGTGCTGCGGTCAAACACCGTATGGATGAGATGGGCTATAAAGAGAGTGAATACAGCCTGGACAACCTGTACGACGCCTTCCTGAAGCTGGCGGATAAAAAAGGTCAGGTATTTGATTACGACCTGGAAGCGCTGGCCTTTATTAACAAACAGCAAGAAGAACCCGAACATTTCCGCCTGGATTACTTCAGCGTGCAGTCTGGCTCCAATGATATTGCCACCGCCTCCGTCAAGCTGGCCTGTGGCGAGAATGTGAAAGCCGAAGCCGCCAACGGTAACGGCCCGGTCGATGCTATTTATCAGGCCATCAACCGTATTACCGACTACGACATCGAACTGGTGAAATACAGCCTGACCGCAAAAGGCCACGGTAAAGATGCGCTGGGTCAGGTAGATATCGTCGCCAACTTTAACGGCCGTCGCTTCCACGGCGTAGGCCTGGCAACGGATATTGTCGAGTCCTCCGCGAAAGCCATGGTGCATGTACTGAATAACATCTGGCGCGCCGAAGAAGTCGAAAAAGAATTGCAACGCAAAGCTCAAAACAACGAGAACAACAAGGAAACCGTGTGA
- the leuB gene encoding 3-isopropylmalate dehydrogenase codes for MSKNYHIAVLPGDGIGPEVMAQALKVLDAIRTRFAMRITTSHYDVGGVAIDNHGQPLPPATVDGCEQADAILFGSVGGPKWENLPPNQQPERGALLPLRKHFKLFSNLRPAKLYQGLEDFCPLRADIAANGFDILCVRELTGGIYFGQPKGREGSGQHEKAFDTEVYHRFEIERIARIAFESARKRRCKVTSIDKANVLQTSILWREVVNEIANEYPDVVLTHMYIDNATMQLIKDPSQFDVLLCSNLFGDILSDECAMITGSMGMLPSASLNEQDFGLYEPAGGSAPDIAGKNIANPIAQILSLALLLRYSLDANDAAAAIESAVNRALAEGIRTGDLARGTAAVSTDEMGDIIARYVAEGV; via the coding sequence ATGTCGAAGAATTATCATATTGCTGTTTTGCCGGGTGACGGTATTGGCCCGGAAGTGATGGCGCAGGCTCTGAAAGTACTGGACGCGATTCGCACCCGTTTCGCTATGCGCATTACCACCAGCCACTATGACGTGGGCGGCGTTGCCATCGACAACCACGGTCAGCCGCTGCCACCCGCAACGGTTGACGGCTGTGAGCAGGCCGATGCCATTCTGTTTGGCTCCGTGGGCGGCCCGAAATGGGAAAATCTGCCGCCAAACCAGCAGCCGGAGCGTGGTGCCCTGTTGCCGTTGCGTAAACACTTCAAATTATTCAGCAACCTGCGCCCGGCTAAGCTGTACCAGGGGCTGGAAGATTTTTGCCCGCTGCGCGCCGATATTGCCGCCAACGGTTTCGACATCCTGTGCGTACGCGAACTGACGGGTGGGATCTACTTCGGTCAGCCAAAAGGCCGTGAAGGTAGCGGTCAACATGAAAAAGCCTTTGATACCGAGGTCTATCACCGTTTCGAGATCGAACGTATTGCGCGCATTGCATTTGAATCTGCCCGCAAGCGTCGCTGTAAAGTGACGTCGATTGATAAAGCCAACGTGCTGCAAACCTCGATTCTGTGGCGTGAAGTGGTCAATGAAATAGCCAATGAATACCCGGACGTTGTCCTGACGCATATGTATATCGACAACGCCACCATGCAGTTGATTAAAGATCCGTCTCAGTTTGACGTGCTGCTGTGCTCCAACCTGTTTGGTGACATCCTGTCCGATGAATGCGCGATGATCACCGGCTCCATGGGCATGCTGCCGTCTGCCAGCCTGAATGAGCAGGACTTTGGCCTGTACGAGCCCGCCGGCGGCTCAGCACCGGATATCGCCGGTAAAAACATTGCCAACCCGATTGCCCAGATTTTGTCACTGGCGCTGTTGCTGCGCTACAGCCTGGACGCCAATGATGCAGCAGCAGCCATTGAAAGCGCCGTTAACCGCGCATTAGCAGAAGGTATTCGCACCGGTGATTTAGCCCGTGGCACAGCAGCAGTCAGTACCGATGAGATGGGCGATATCATTGCTCGCTACGTCGCAGAAGGGGTGTAA
- the leuC gene encoding 3-isopropylmalate dehydratase large subunit, whose protein sequence is MAKTLYEKLFDAHVVYEAQDETPLLYIDRHLVHEVTSPQAFDGLRAHNRPVRQPGKTFATMDHNVSTQSKDINASGEMARIQMQELIKNCNEFGVELYDLNHPFQGIVHVMGPEQGVTLPGMTIVCGDSHTATHGAFGALAFGIGTSEVEHVLATQTLKQGRAKTMKIEVNGTAAPGITAKDIVLAIIGKTGSAGGTGHVVEFCGDAIRALSMEGRMTLCNMAIEMGAKAGLVAPDETTFNYVQGRLHAPKGQDFTDAVAWWKTLKTDDGATFDTTVTLQAEEIAPQVTWGTNPGQVISVNDNIPDPASFNDPVERASAEKALAYMGLKPGIPLTEVAIDKVFIGSCTNSRIEDLRAAAEIAKGRKVAPGVQALVVPGSGPVKAQAEAEGLDKIFIEAGFEWRLPGCSMCLAMNNDRLNPGERCASTSNRNFEGRQGRGGRTHLVSPAMAAAAAVTGHFADIRRIK, encoded by the coding sequence ATGGCTAAAACGTTGTATGAAAAGTTGTTCGATGCGCACGTCGTGTATGAAGCGCAGGACGAAACGCCGCTGCTGTATATCGACCGCCATCTGGTGCACGAAGTGACCTCACCGCAGGCATTCGACGGCCTGCGGGCGCATAACCGTCCGGTTCGCCAGCCGGGTAAAACCTTCGCCACCATGGATCATAACGTCTCGACGCAAAGCAAAGACATTAACGCCTCCGGTGAAATGGCGCGCATCCAGATGCAGGAGCTGATCAAAAACTGCAATGAGTTCGGCGTCGAACTGTACGATCTGAACCACCCTTTTCAGGGCATCGTCCACGTGATGGGACCCGAGCAAGGTGTGACCTTACCGGGTATGACCATCGTCTGCGGTGACTCCCACACCGCCACACACGGTGCGTTCGGCGCGCTGGCGTTTGGTATCGGGACCTCAGAAGTCGAACACGTGCTGGCCACGCAAACCCTGAAGCAAGGGCGCGCCAAAACCATGAAGATCGAAGTTAATGGCACGGCAGCACCAGGAATTACTGCCAAAGATATCGTGCTGGCGATTATCGGTAAAACCGGTAGCGCAGGCGGTACCGGGCACGTGGTTGAGTTTTGCGGCGATGCCATCCGCGCCCTGAGCATGGAAGGTCGTATGACCCTGTGTAACATGGCAATCGAAATGGGGGCCAAAGCGGGTCTGGTCGCACCGGATGAAACCACCTTCAACTATGTACAGGGACGTTTACATGCCCCTAAAGGTCAGGATTTTACCGATGCCGTCGCCTGGTGGAAAACGCTGAAAACCGACGACGGAGCGACGTTTGATACCACCGTCACCCTGCAGGCAGAAGAGATTGCTCCGCAGGTCACCTGGGGCACTAACCCAGGCCAGGTAATCTCCGTAAACGATAACATTCCCGACCCCGCGTCGTTTAACGATCCGGTTGAACGCGCATCAGCGGAAAAAGCGCTGGCCTATATGGGGCTGAAGCCGGGCATTCCGTTGACGGAAGTGGCTATTGATAAAGTGTTTATCGGCTCCTGCACCAACTCGCGTATTGAAGATTTACGTGCCGCAGCTGAAATCGCCAAAGGCCGCAAGGTCGCGCCGGGCGTGCAGGCATTGGTAGTGCCGGGTTCAGGCCCGGTTAAAGCCCAGGCTGAAGCAGAAGGTCTGGATAAGATTTTCATTGAAGCCGGTTTTGAATGGCGCTTACCGGGTTGCTCAATGTGCCTGGCGATGAACAACGATCGTCTGAATCCGGGCGAACGCTGTGCTTCCACCAGCAACCGTAACTTTGAAGGTCGTCAGGGCCGCGGAGGGCGTACGCACTTAGTCAGCCCGGCCATGGCCGCCGCGGCCGCCGTTACCGGTCATTTTGCCGACATTCGCCGCATCAAATAA